The Marivirga tractuosa DSM 4126 genome contains the following window.
CAGTGGTCAGTTTGGAAAGCTCAAGTCGCCACCCGCTCCAATCTTTAGCTGATATGATGAGCATAAAAGAAACTTGGAAGAATGTTTCAAAACCAAAAATAGTTTTAAGCTGGGCACCGCATGTTAAAGCATTGCCGCATGCCGTCCCAAATTCCTTTGCTGAGTGGACTTTGGGTCTTGGGCACGATTTGACCATAACCCAACCCCAAGGCTATGAATTAGAGGAGCAATTCACCAAAGGAGCTGAGATTGAATACGACCAAGAAAAAGCAGTTGCTGATGCTGATTTTGTATATGTGAAAAATTGGAGCAGTTACCATGATTATGGAAAATTGCCAAAAGTGGAGGGCGATTGGTTATTAAAAGATCATCAATTAAAAAAAGGTGCTAAAATCATGCACTGCCTGCCCGTGAGAAGAAATTTGGAATTGGCAGATGAACTTTTGGATGGCAATAAAAGTCTAGTGCCTTTACAAGCTGAAAACAGAATTTACGCAGCTCAGGCTGTGCTTTTTGAAATTATTTCAAATATGGAGTCATGAAGAAAGAAGTCGTAAATATCATTAAGATTGGAGGCAAAACCATTGATAATGAAGAAGCTTTGGCTCAGTTTATCAAATCCTTTTACAGAATACCAGGCAAAAAGATATTGGTGCATGGCGGAGGCATTTTAGCTAATCAAATA
Protein-coding sequences here:
- a CDS encoding Rossmann-fold NAD(P)-binding domain-containing protein, translated to MQNFIKFETQSTAEKLIQSALQFKEKPFLQKELGKELRIGLIFLNPSLRTRVSTQIAAKNLGMEAIVFNIDKEGWALEFEEGVIMNENKAEHIKEAASVLGSYFDILAIRAFPTLTDKKQDMADKVIHQFIKYSQKPVVSLESSSRHPLQSLADMMSIKETWKNVSKPKIVLSWAPHVKALPHAVPNSFAEWTLGLGHDLTITQPQGYELEEQFTKGAEIEYDQEKAVADADFVYVKNWSSYHDYGKLPKVEGDWLLKDHQLKKGAKIMHCLPVRRNLELADELLDGNKSLVPLQAENRIYAAQAVLFEIISNMES